Genomic window (Branchiostoma lanceolatum isolate klBraLanc5 chromosome 13, klBraLanc5.hap2, whole genome shotgun sequence):
atcgatagatatcaattatgcaaataaatacttaatttgtataattaatgacaaaatactataaatccatagtggtaaatgatggggatttcatttttgcaccatttggaggttaagtaaatgtggccactattagacacaaatcatgcatagagggcctcatttatattatctatgaggaaatggtacgatatctttttttgtgaaaacatacattggacaacttgtgttattttggtagagaaggtgatcgactgatatgatttatgcgaggcccttatttgcatgtgggctaaaaatgaaaacgttaacagagaccaccgtcgccatggcaacatctttttatgttgccaatcttgttgttctTGGGCCTAGTGTCTTGTCTCACTTTTTACGATTTTGAACTTTCTTATTGGCGACGCTTCAGGGACGGGGACCGTTGTATAGTAATTTGGAGTCGTTTTCTTTTACTGCTGGATTGattgtgttttcttttactaCTTCCGTGCTCTGATAGCCGTTGCCGCATTTTAGACGGCAGAAAATGGTGCGtaaccaaaaacaacatctagTTGGCACATGCTAATCCACAAGTATTGATGCATACTATATCGGTAATATGTAAATATCATCTATTTGTACAGACCCCATATCAAACAACACAGATCATCTTCGGTTCAAGCTCCCCTCGACGGCCGGGAATCGCGTTATATCTGCCAGCCTCTCCGCCTATCACGACCAGCCAAAGTGGCGAGAGCTGCCGAGCAAAAACGACGACAAGGTCCGGAGGCACTCGCCATTCATCGAAAGCCTCAAGAATTATTCCAAGTAAGCTTTGCGCCAGAGACCTCTTCATTGTCAAATGTTCTAGAATGGAAGTGAAATAAATTCTTATTTTGTTTAGAAAAGCACCATAACCAGTTTGTGATGTAACAATGTCACCGTAGTGGCACAGACTTTCAGGCACTTCTGACTCGTTTctgaagtcacgtgtccgtTATAATAAGTCACGTGTCCAAAGTAGTGGGTCATCTCCCCCGAGGAAGGTCGAAGGTACAGCCGAAGATTCACTCATTCAGAAGGCCGCATTTTTTAGTTTAATTTGATTTCATCAAAAGTGAATATACAGCAATGAGAGGGATATCCCTGtaactcaactggtagcagcctcacagttgagctcctggtagTAACTGGGAgcgaccccggttcaatcctagCTGGGTAGgagacatctcggttggggctgcacccgtctttcggaagggacgtaaactTGGGTCTCGTGTTCGAGGAGCTGCCTCGAACAACACCTCCCTGGGGGCTGTAAAACATACCCTACTGCGTACTGAAACTGaatgccctatgtgccactagacgCTGTATATACAATCAATGGTCTGAaagaacgaacaaacgaacggaTATACAAGGAGACCACGAGCTTTCACATGTTCCTATTTTTCCCGCGTGTTTGGCAGGGTGCCCTCCTCCATGCTGGTGCACCTGGAGcagagagccatatttggaaaccCTGGGGAGGAGAAGGTTATCCGGGTCGGGTCCAAGTGGGTCGACTTCCGGTTGCCGGGCTGGGCGGAGTTTGACGTCACAGAGGTACGCGTTTTTTTTTGGCGTAGCCTTGTATCCATCCTTTAATATTGGAGCTCCAAAGACAACACACTATCTGCGTGCCTTATCAATACTTtgctaacatctactaacataattccaccggggGCACAgtgcataattccgccaccctgaaaagatactgtgaatgcagaaatgttcacggttttcgcggtgaactctttgccACGAACTTACTAAACTgcgcatacctggggggtgctacactagagatctcttaaacccactgtattttaaagtggcggatttatgtaacccggtggattgaTGTTATGGAGGTTACTTATGTAAAGTGTCGATATTGTGGTAACGCCAAGACAAAGAAACATACACGTCCGTAGTGTGAGATGCAAGTAACAAGAATCATTCTGCTATATTACACttacaataaactttcatttacTGATTCGATTCAATAATCCTAAACCATCATAGTTGACGAACTTCTGGCTCGGCAGCCCTGAGAGAAACGGCGGGTTGGATATCCGATGCCTCAGCTGCAGGAGACACATGAGAAACGCACCCTTCTACACAGACCCAGACGAGGCTTCCGAGAGGGCGGGAAACAGGCCTTTCATGGTGCTGACGCTAGAGGAGGTAAGAAAACAGGTATGACGTCATAATCGGACAACACACAACACAATGAACGTTTCTGTTCGTCGGAAGAATGACGCCATAATTGGATATCAACACATGCAGTTAAACGTCTCTGTCCGTAATGAGCATGACGTCATGATCAGACGAAACAAACAGTAAAATATAACGTCCGTCGTAAGATTTACGTCATAATCAGATGGCACCAACTCAGCAAAATGTCTCCATCCGTCGAGAAAATGATGTCATAATCGGGCGAAACAAAAACAGTAAAAGTCTCTGTCCGTcaaaaaatgacgtcataatcagACGACGCCACCACAGTAAAATGACTCAGTCCGTCGagaaaattacgtcataatatCATCAGACGACACCAACACAGTAAAACGCATCCGTCCGTCgagaaaatgacgtcataagcaGACGACGCCAACACATCAAAATGCCTCCGTCCGTCGGGAGAATGACATCACGATCAGACGACACCGATGGCAATGAATGATCGAAGTTTCCAAAGAAATGTTGCCTTCCACTCTTAATTCATGAGCAAACAGTCGGAAAAACATACTCATATGCATAGCAGAAAACATGTATCCTACACTAGCATTGCCAGTGGTGATTGACGTGATTTCTTAATTACATTGGCCATGGCTTGTTTCAGTTGGACGAGGATGAAGGAAGCGGCGTCCTACATATGCGGGATCCATGGCGTCACAAGCGTGACGTGTCGAGTGATTGTGACGACGATGACGACGCCAATGGTGACTTTCTGACGTCACGAAATGAAACATCGCCATCGCCACGGAGTTGCTGTCGAAGGTCTTTGGTGAGGCGCTAACTTATCAAGTGAGACtgaagtcaatcaatcaatcaatcaatcaatcaatcaatcaatcaatcaatcaaacaagcaagcaagcaagcaagcaagcaattaACCGATCGATCAGCAACTTTGGCTATCTATCCATGGCTGAAAACAAAGTATGGCAACCAAATTCCGACGCACAAAAAACAATAACTCATGAAATAATcatcaattaagggttaatgacctgtCCCGAGGCATTCACGGTGGCATGACGCCTGACCtaataaccaccgaataaactaccgagtgagcgaagcgaacgccCGTGTACTAAACAGTGCGGACAGATCCTTACCTTTAGGGTTATTGCATTCAAATTGGACGGTTAAGAACTTATTTTCTCCACTTTTggcacatttctgcatttttttactGTTCTGTGATTTTCAGATTGTATCCTTCAAGGACATTGGCTGGGGCGGCTGGGTGATGGAACCGGAGGAGTTTGACGCCCACTACTGCCTGGGTCAGTGCGCGAGCTACAACCTGCCCTCCCCCCACGCCGCGATCATGGACCAGGTGGTTCGTCCCACTCGCTTACCTAGGCGTTGTACCTTGTTATGAGCCCACTATTCACTGGTTCTGCATAGTAAAAATCTGTTCTGTTTTGACGCTAGGGTGGTGGGTACCGCCATGTTGTTTAGTGACGTCATTGGCCCCCCATCTTAAAACCATCTCGTTTCAGCTCTAATACAAAGAGTTTCTCTTTAAGTTTCTAGAGTGGAGTGAGGTATGATAGTTGAATTCAGAGCGGTCAGCAGTTTTGAATCCGTACATACGCGGTGTTTGTTTATCAAATGTTTTCCACGAATAGGAACGAAACTTCTATACCTTCAGCACTTAATACATGTGCCTACTTTTGTTTCTCTCCGAGCTCCGCCAATGGAACATTAATGTACCCTAAATAGATTAACGAACACACCGCGTAGTTTGAATAACTAGCTCTGAATCCAACATTCTACTAAAAGACCACACTCTACTATAGTAACAGTGGAAGAAAAACTGTGCGGAGTTcgttcagaaatgaaaatagcTATATGAACAATAGAGATGTGTATTATACATGTGAAATGTCAGCCTCCTACAATAACTGGAAGAGGGTCGTGGGAAATCTTAAACGAATTACCATCGAAACCCCttcttgaccaatcagagagatGATGTAATTTCGTACGTGCTGTATTGCAGGTGTCTCCCATGTACGAGATGAAGCCATGCTGTGTGCCCGTCCCGGGACAGATGAGGGACCTCCTCATACGCTACAGTTTTGATGGCGGGAAAACAATTTCGACACAGCGGATACCAGACATCATCGTCGACTCCTGTGGTTGTTTGTAGAGCATCCATAATCCAGACTGTtgccagggcctacacaggccagatcTTCGGTACCTGGGCcgacatgcccccaaggaaattttgccACAGCTCCCTTGAGGGAGACCAGTAGCTGTACATACAGGCAGGCAAAAATCATAGCTAGTTTTGCAACATTATTAATAGCACATCTTCCTGGAAGTGCACCTTTTAAAGTCTTCCTCCTCCTttttcacatctgcttggagattagcacaTACACGACTTAATGAAAGAATATGAACTATATAAAATCAAATACAATCTACTTCAGTTTTCATTATCGACTCACTTTTATTTTGCAACATGTGCGTTGTATAGAAGATGAGTATGACATCATATGAACCAGGGAGAGAGGACGCGCGCTCGGCACTGGGGTGTGTTCCCACCTTCTGATGTTGTTTGGTCACGTGATACAACATCCCAGGGCGGGGCACATCCCAGGCTGCCATGGGAACAACCGAACAGCATGCTGGGATATCGTTGACAACTATGCGGCATGCTGGGATACCTTTGACAAGCATTTCATGCAAAACCTTTGTCCTTGGACAACCCTTAAATGGATCAAAGTAcgttttttttgtcaaattgaaATTCTGATGAAATTTAAAATCTGTAAACCACACAATTCCAAATCTTCAACAATTGGATTAGGCCCTAAAATAtgctagcctgaattcaatcaagcctcctgtgaccgctcgccacCCTGTAACggcctcgcaacccaagagcttgatggctTGGGCCGCTAACTCaagggaatcctcctttctaaatatggataatctATGCAGCTGTCAtcagcccacagagctgcctgcccaggccagactctagttgctaaggatctattgctgttgctatccaccgcggggaggggagagaaacccccggacagctggagtttgcgttatacagactaaaaaTATGCTTATCTATGTTATAAGATAGATAATCATATTCCAAAAAACTGATAAACCATTCATGCACTAAAACCACATACAACAGAGGATAAACTTttacaagaaaaaacatgtgAATCTTTTCTCTAaaacctgtaacgttatatacatgcaCCTGTCCATAAAGGCTGGTACATATGCACATGTAATATCTGCAGAAAATGTAATGTGTATGTAATATTGCAGAAAATGTAGTATGTGCATGTAATATATGCAGAAAGGCAATCATATCCTAAAAGGGGAAAAAGGACAATTGGGGCACCAGAATGTGTAGTACAGCAATTATGTGACGATTGACCACAAAGGATGGTCTGAAAAATGCTCAATATGTTGTACATAAAATGTATTAAGTGTGTGCTTCAACCAATGTATTCGTCAATTCGGGATTGATATGTATGAGAGGTTGCAGAAAACTTGTGAATATGTTAAAACGAAATTAAAAAAGGGCATCACTTCCAAACATACTACAGTACACTTCACATACTTGCAATCAAAACCTTTCACTACTTGTAGCAGCacagcatgtaacgttatgtattccTACATAAgcaaattatgtgaattttcatatttcttattATGTGAGTGGTTGTGTTCGATTTGatcaatacatttgtactatcaGTCTCTGAACTACTCAGGGGCATGCTAGAGCTGGATATGATTTGTTTTATGAAAGATTGTAGGCAAATACAGTTAAAATAAAACAGATAGGAAAGCTGTCAATGAGGCAATCTACAAGTAGTATACAATGtctggtgtgtgtgtgcttgtgtgggTCTTATGCCTTTGAATTCAAAATCCTAGCCTGCAAGCAGATggctggtgcaatggcctagtgggtataGTGTTCACCATGCAAACGGTAGGCCATGAGTTTGATCCCtggctgggtcataccaaagacttaaaaaatggtacatgctcATTTCTCCCCTTAGTACTCATGAttaagcctgggtgccatcctatttctaccggggctcctacactcgctaccctaagtCCATGTGTTCAATTTCCATACTTTTTCCCAAATCATGagaagcctgggtgccatcctatttctaccagggctctaagggtagcgagtgtacgagccccggtagaaataggatggcacccaggctactcaTGATTTGGGAAaaagtatggaagttgaacacacagaCTACCCCCTTGCTTTAGAGCTGCAccaagttgtgtggcccaagggctgcgtATCGGAGATGAGCGCCGCCATATGCTCCACCAAGCAGCTTGTTTTGTATGTCTTTTAGGTGTTTTTACTGGTACCTTGTACAGAGAGCCCTATAAAAACAGCTTAAAAGTTGTCTGTGACAAACAGGGGCCTAACCCTTAAATCCATCATGTCAGCAGTCATTCATACAAATATCAATTAATTTTCAAAGGCAGTTGGGGTTTTTGTTGACAGTTCAGAAACTTTTAGTACATTTAGTACATGAACTATgacttctgtatctgcatgccTGTGCTTAGCCTGATAGAGCATGAATGTACATCATTCAATTATAGGGAATGGAGCTCACTCTTAGAATTACTAGAATCTAGTTACATGCAGAGGTCTACAGAGAGCTTGGACACGATACACTCGTGTGCAATAATCACATACAACAGAGTTGGAGTTGTGCGTAAGCTGTTTAATCAGCACAAAAGTTCTCCTACAGAATAACTTAAGGACGTCTCCACTTACTCCAAGTTTAGtaaaagatgaaataaataaaaagttgGCTTAAGTCTTAAATGACCCGACGTTGGTGTTGCGTGAATGTCACAACAATGGTCCCATATTATAGAAATGCAACATGTAACTACGAATCACTGTACAGAAGGTCTCTTTAATGTATATTACCGATTCAGTCTTGAGATAACAACCTTCTTAATTACACTTCTTTCGAAAAACAGACACCAATATTGTGGGTGCTTACAGCGCTAAAAAACATCAAGAACAAAACATTAAATCCCAAACACTTACTTTATCCCCACATGCCATAAACTTTGTTTACACTTTAGTCTGTCCAGCATTCTTAGCTACAGGAGTTTCCATCCAAGATGTAATGTCTTTGCTTCCTTTCTGGCTAACTTCGTTTTCCCGGGAGAAGATCTGGCACTGACTTTATCTCCTAAAATATCTCTTTAACTGTACAAGCTTCACATGGTGGTTTCCTTGAGAACATgcctacatacattgtatttcctaCAAGGTAAAACACCACTGAGCACGAGATATCTTGTACATTATTGCTGGGAATTGTTCACAGGAATGTCCATGAGTGAGCTCTACTGGTACTGGTAGCCTGTGTAGCCGGTAGTGTTGCTCATGTTCTGGAAAGGCTGCACAACTTGGCTCATCAGGGAAGGCACGCCGCCATCGTTCATGGTCGGCATCGCGCCGAACTGCTGAGTGGAAGCGCCGAAACTCCCCTTCTGGCCGCCTGCGGCACCGCCAAACTGGCTACCAGTCCTCCCACTGTTACCCCCCTGGCTGAACCCGCCGGAGCGGTTTCCTCCCCCCATCCCCCCTCGGGAGCTACCCCCACCCCCCTTGCTACCCCATCCACTTCCACGGTCCCCCCTGTTGCTTTGGAAATCCCTCCCCCCACGGTCGTCCCGTCCCCCGGTGGGTCGGTACCGTCGGCGATCTGCAATGAGAAACATCGCAAGGCATTGAGAACGGGAATTCTCTAATACCGCCACCGTCTGTTACCTGTGAGAGGAGACATGAAAGCCAGAGGTAAGATAACATGACAGAAATTATAAAGCTCTCCCGGCTCACCTCCATAGCCAAATGACAGTCAGCAAAGCTTTAAGTATAACACTTTCTTTACCTACAAGTTAAGAAATATAAGAATGGGTGCCACTGAAGCATTAAAAAAGTGACAAGCTATTTTCTGAGTcaagattaaaaaaatcaaaggtAACAAAAGATAAAAGGAGGTTTAAAAGCTGAGTCAAAAACATTGGTTTAGATAAAAAAATTACTTCTTCATTTAGGCATTGAACTATGCTGTAAATTTATCATCACAAATCAACATATCACATAACAATCATGTTGTCATGAGATACAGTAGAACTGTcaaagaccactcaggggactgatcaAACCTGGTCTATACAGGTGGACACTTTAAGTTGGATCCTTAATACTTGTGTCAAATGGGAAAAATTTGTTTagtgaccaccaaaaagtggtcacaatggccagatAGTCCTTATGCAGCAGTGGTCACTTGttcagatttgactgtattccATGAACACAGACTCAAAGTGAGAGACCCACCTCCTCTGCCTCCTCCGAAGCTGTTCCTGGCAGCCTGAACCATCTCGAGCAGTCGGGGGTTGACCTGCTGCTGAGCCTCTTGTAGAACGGAAACCAAGTCCTTGGTCTGCTTCATGTTGCTGGGTGTGAAGAAGGTGTACGCCGTTCCCGTGCGGTCGCTCCGGGCTGTCCGTCCGATGCGGTGGACGTAGTCCTCGGCCGAGTTGGGGTAGTCAAAGTTTATGACAAACTTGATGTCTGACACATCTGTAGCGTTACATGTGTGTTTTCGGCAAGCACACCGTAACGGTGGATAGATAGAGACGAGACCCCGTAAATAAACCATGCCAGCCTGACGCCGCACATTGGGTACCCATCTGTAGAGCCATTCCTGCGGTCACTGCAAGCTGATATCATCCAAACTTCCTCACAATTGCATTTCCATTAATTATTTGAACACGACATTGCCAACTTCTCAAGAAAGAAATCTGGTGCCAAATTTAGAAACTCAAGTTATCCAAACCATATAGAATCGCACGAAACTACTCAATTCCACACAGCATGCCAGAAACCCATGTGACCGAATAAACACCTGATTTGATAGTTCCAAACATAATTTCAGAAAGGCTTCTCTACTTTGGGTACTCCATGTAGTTGTACTTACCTTGCCCACATGCATAGCTGAAAAGACGGGAAGGTTAGCCACAGCCAACAGAACTAGGTGGATGAACTCTCCATATTCGAACACACGGCTTCCGCAAGAAGGGCCCAGGGTAAGGCTGAACCACTTCCTGGCCATCTTTTAAACTTTTGGATTGAAACGAGAAATTCCCAGCCGGATGTGCTGGGTTGGTATCGTCAGGAGAGCAAACACCTCGCTCCTGTGGCGGGATTCGCGAAGGCACTTTGGTCTGAGACATGAAAACGCGGCCTATCGTGGAGGTAGGCTCCTTGTCTTGCGGTACCTTCTTTTGCGTCCTTCATGTCGCGACGGGACCACTTGACTCAGAACAAGCGTCCGGCGCAACAGTCACGAGGAGTCAAGTACACAGTGCCAGGAGCCACCTTCACTCCGAGACGTGACGACGCG
Coding sequences:
- the LOC136446711 gene encoding growth/differentiation factor 8-like isoform X2 translates to MSEIYRKEVIKATILDKLGLSREPDQFYSRPLVPRSMPPPLRRLYPRNDRRTRPVRPGHFPRATMYKMIVFPSIDPISNNTDHLRFKLPSTAGNRVISASLSAYHDQPKWRELPSKNDDKVRRHSPFIESLKNYSKVPSSMLVHLEQRAIFGNPGEEKVIRVGSKWVDFRLPGWAEFDVTELTNFWLGSPERNGGLDIRCLSCRRHMRNAPFYTDPDEASERAGNRPFMVLTLEELDEDEGSGVLHMRDPWRHKRDVSSDCDDDDDANGDFLTSRNETSPSPRSCCRRSLIVSFKDIGWGGWVMEPEEFDAHYCLGQCASYNLPSPHAAIMDQVSPMYEMKPCCVPVPGQMRDLLIRYSFDGGKTISTQRIPDIIVDSCGCL
- the LOC136446711 gene encoding growth/differentiation factor 8-like isoform X1 — encoded protein: MSEIYRKEVIKATILDKLGLSREPDQFYSRPLVPRSMPPPLRRLYPRNDRRTRPVRPGHFPRATMYKMIVFPSIDPISNNTDHLRFKLPSTAGNRVISASLSAYHDQPKWRELPSKNDDKVRRHSPFIESLKNYSKVPSSMLVHLEQRAIFGNPGEEKVIRVGSKWVDFRLPGWAEFDVTELTNFWLGSPERNGGLDIRCLSCRRHMRNAPFYTDPDEASERAGNRPFMVLTLEELDEDEGSGVLHMRDPWRHKRDVSSDCDDDDDANGDFLTSRNETSPSPRSCCRRSLIVSFKDIGWGGWVMEPEEFDAHYCLGQCASYNLPSPHAAIMDQVVSPMYEMKPCCVPVPGQMRDLLIRYSFDGGKTISTQRIPDIIVDSCGCL